The Kitasatospora setae KM-6054 genome contains a region encoding:
- a CDS encoding MFS transporter yields the protein MAARRPVDDPSTPHGTGYGALLRTAGAWTFLLPALVARLPYAMLSLGIVLLVHQSTDSYGLAGAVAAVAAVAQALVGPQTGRLADRHGQAAVLVPAVAVHAVAVAALIALARSGAPDWTLFLAAAPAGAAVPQVGAMVRARWVHRLDERPALLNTAFAFESVTDEFTFVVGPMLATGLATLADPAVGLAAEATLTLLGGLAFAARRDTAPAPTGPAAPGDRRASALASPGVRLLAGAFLGLGTVFGTLQVSITAFAQDAGAEGLSGLVYGLFAAGSMVAGVLYGLVPWRSGAAERMVGCYALLVLGCSTLWAMPNLAALSAAGLFCGLAIAPTLITGYTLVETLVPAGAKTEAFTWLTGAIGLGLALGSTAAGQLIDHAGARPGFTVALAGSGLGLVALVTMRRLLLAPAPAPRTVARGGAAREEAVGTAPRG from the coding sequence GTGGCGGCCCGCCGACCGGTCGACGACCCCAGCACCCCCCACGGCACCGGCTACGGCGCGCTGCTGCGCACCGCCGGCGCCTGGACCTTCCTGCTCCCCGCGCTGGTCGCCCGGCTGCCGTACGCCATGCTCAGCCTGGGCATCGTGCTGCTGGTCCACCAGTCCACCGACTCCTACGGCCTGGCCGGCGCGGTCGCCGCGGTCGCCGCCGTCGCCCAGGCGCTGGTCGGCCCGCAGACCGGCCGGCTCGCCGACCGGCACGGCCAGGCCGCCGTCCTGGTGCCCGCCGTGGCCGTGCACGCCGTCGCGGTCGCCGCGCTGATCGCGCTGGCCCGCTCCGGCGCCCCCGACTGGACGCTGTTCCTGGCCGCCGCGCCGGCCGGCGCCGCCGTACCGCAGGTCGGCGCGATGGTCAGGGCCCGCTGGGTGCACCGGCTGGACGAGCGGCCCGCCCTGTTGAACACCGCGTTCGCCTTCGAGTCCGTCACCGACGAGTTCACCTTCGTGGTCGGCCCGATGCTGGCCACCGGCCTCGCCACGCTGGCCGACCCGGCCGTCGGACTCGCCGCCGAGGCCACCCTCACCCTGCTCGGCGGCCTGGCCTTCGCCGCCCGCCGCGACACCGCGCCCGCGCCCACCGGCCCCGCCGCCCCCGGCGACCGGCGCGCCTCCGCGCTGGCCTCCCCCGGCGTCCGGCTGCTGGCCGGCGCCTTCCTCGGCCTCGGCACCGTCTTCGGCACCCTCCAGGTCTCCATCACCGCCTTCGCCCAGGACGCCGGCGCCGAGGGCCTCAGCGGCCTGGTCTACGGCCTGTTCGCGGCCGGCTCGATGGTCGCCGGCGTGCTCTACGGCCTGGTCCCGTGGCGCAGCGGCGCCGCCGAGCGGATGGTCGGCTGCTACGCGCTGCTGGTGCTCGGCTGCTCCACCCTGTGGGCGATGCCCAACCTGGCCGCGCTGTCCGCCGCCGGGCTCTTCTGCGGCCTGGCCATCGCCCCCACCCTGATCACCGGCTACACCCTGGTCGAGACCCTCGTCCCGGCCGGCGCCAAGACCGAGGCGTTCACCTGGCTCACCGGCGCGATCGGCCTGGGCCTGGCGCTCGGCTCCACCGCCGCCGGGCAGCTGATCGACCACGCCGGCGCCCGGCCCGGCTTCACCGTCGCGCTGGCCGGCTCCGGCCTCGGCCTGGTGGCGCTCGTCACGATGCGCCGCCTGCTGCTCGCTCCGGCCCCCGCGCCCCGTACCGTGGCACGGGGCGGCGCCGCCCGCGAGGAGGCGGTCGGGACCGCCCCGCGCGGCTGA
- a CDS encoding potassium/proton antiporter produces MLGWVTIRQSLLPCPRCPCVTVDHLNTLLLESAVILLFAVVAVRISTRSGLPSLLIYLGIGVALGQNGIGISFNNAELTQVLGYAALVVILAEGGLKTSWQAIRPVVPAAAVLATLGVAVSVFVTAAGAHWLVGLEWRTALLLGAIVSSTDAAAVFSVLRMVPLPKRLTGLLEAESGFNDAPVVILVVAFATTGELDPWYVLVGTIVVELAVGAAVGLLVGRLGAYAVRRVALPSSGLYPIAVLALIVLAYAGGALLHASGFLAAYLASVVLGNSKLPHGPAVRGFADGLAWIGQIGMFVLLGLLVTPASMGSAVVPGLVAGAVLVFVARPLSVLLTMTPFRIPWQEQALLSWAGLRGAVPIVLATIPLVAGAADAQQLFNVVFILVVVFTLLQGPTLPLVAKWLRIGEGDIGQDLGIESAPLEKLHGHLLSVQLSPGSRMAGVEVSELRLPKGAAVTLVVREGSSFVPDRMTVLREGDELLVVTTDEVSEAAERRLRAVDRGGKLAGWLHNAEAPSTGNRPSNPRKKTG; encoded by the coding sequence ATGTTAGGATGGGTAACGATCCGTCAGTCGCTCCTTCCCTGCCCGAGGTGCCCCTGCGTGACCGTTGACCACCTGAACACCCTGCTGCTCGAGTCCGCCGTGATCCTGCTGTTCGCCGTGGTGGCGGTGCGGATCTCCACCCGCTCGGGGCTGCCCTCGCTGCTGATCTACCTCGGTATCGGCGTCGCCCTGGGCCAGAACGGCATCGGCATAAGCTTCAACAACGCCGAACTCACCCAGGTCCTGGGCTACGCCGCCCTGGTGGTCATCCTCGCCGAGGGCGGGCTCAAGACCAGCTGGCAGGCCATCAGACCGGTGGTCCCCGCCGCGGCCGTGCTCGCCACCCTCGGCGTCGCGGTCTCGGTCTTCGTCACCGCCGCCGGCGCGCACTGGCTGGTCGGCCTGGAGTGGCGCACCGCGCTGCTGCTCGGCGCGATCGTCTCCTCCACCGACGCCGCCGCGGTCTTCTCGGTGCTGCGGATGGTGCCGCTGCCCAAGCGGCTGACCGGCCTGCTGGAGGCCGAGTCCGGCTTCAACGACGCGCCCGTGGTGATCCTGGTGGTCGCCTTCGCCACCACCGGCGAGCTCGACCCCTGGTACGTGCTGGTCGGCACCATCGTCGTCGAGCTGGCGGTCGGCGCGGCGGTCGGCCTGCTGGTCGGCAGGCTCGGCGCGTACGCGGTGCGCCGGGTCGCGCTGCCCTCCTCCGGCCTGTACCCGATCGCGGTGCTGGCGCTGATCGTGCTCGCCTACGCGGGCGGCGCCCTGCTGCACGCCTCCGGCTTCCTCGCCGCGTACCTCGCCTCGGTGGTCCTCGGGAACTCCAAGCTGCCGCACGGCCCCGCGGTGCGCGGCTTCGCCGACGGGCTGGCCTGGATCGGGCAGATCGGCATGTTCGTGCTGCTCGGCCTGCTGGTGACGCCCGCCAGCATGGGCTCGGCGGTGGTGCCCGGGCTGGTGGCGGGCGCGGTGCTGGTGTTCGTCGCCCGGCCGCTGTCGGTGCTGCTGACCATGACGCCGTTCCGGATCCCCTGGCAGGAGCAGGCGCTGCTGTCCTGGGCCGGGCTGCGCGGCGCGGTGCCGATCGTGCTCGCCACCATCCCGCTGGTGGCCGGCGCGGCCGACGCCCAGCAGCTGTTCAACGTGGTGTTCATCCTGGTCGTGGTCTTCACCCTGCTCCAGGGCCCGACCCTGCCGCTGGTGGCCAAGTGGCTGCGGATCGGCGAGGGCGACATCGGCCAGGACCTGGGCATCGAGTCCGCCCCGCTGGAGAAGCTGCACGGCCACCTGCTGTCCGTCCAGCTCTCCCCCGGCTCCCGGATGGCCGGCGTCGAGGTCTCCGAGCTGCGGCTGCCCAAGGGCGCCGCCGTCACCCTGGTGGTCCGCGAGGGCTCCAGCTTCGTGCCCGACCGGATGACGGTGCTGCGCGAGGGCGACGAGCTGCTGGTGGTCACCACCGACGAGGTCTCCGAGGCCGCCGAGCGCCGGCTGCGCGCCGTCGACCGGGGCGGCAAGCTCGCCGGGTGGCTGCACAACGCGGAGGCGCCGTCCACCGGCAACCGGCCTTCCAACCCCAGGAAGAAGACCGGCTGA
- a CDS encoding penicillin acylase family protein: protein MPRSKKFRRARLIMILLAVLLIAGLVGGGWWAVDTVRSSFPQVSGTVKVAGMSAPVDVVRDDKGIPQLYADTDADLFRAQGYVQAQDRFWEMDVRRHVTAGRLSEMFGSSSVENDTFLRTMGWRQVAQKEWDTVLSEDTKRNLTAYTEGVNAWLAEHPGGAGASLEYALLGTVNSGYRPEKWDPVDSVAWLKAMAWSLSGNLQEEIDRSLLTQDFGTEQIDQLYPQYPYDRNGTIVKTGKLSADGTYTPGEGAVVPAAPAAATPASSAQARAATQALIGDLSGRLAALPEPFGPQGQGIGSNSWVVSGTNTTTGKPMLANDPHLGPGMPSIWYQMGLHCRTVSPACGYDVAGYTFAGMPGVVIGHNKDVAWGFTNLGADVTDLYLEKVTGPDSYLLDGKDVKFTVRKETIKVAGGEDRTITVRTTQDGMPLISDQSSEEQKVGQYAPAGNAAPDRAAGYGVALRWTALVPGRTMDAVFKLDRATDFASFRSAAQDFAVPAQNLLYADTKGNIGYQAPGLIPVRGKGDGRYPAPGWDSSYAWKSSYLPFKSLPYAYNPPEGYIVTANQAVVDQNYKPLLTTDWEYGTRAKEIADQIQAKLKNGGKISLDDMQSLQLDNTSVLAKELVPLLLEVRIDDPYVREAQDLLKDWNYRQDADSAAAAYYNGVWRALLTLAFGQKFPADLRVEGDCLLVRQKRDNTLPDDALGGAAQAVTECGTRSASKAQPDGGDRWMEVVRQQLADPKSPWWDYIDSDHVPQHGLDNLLAEALKDARQDLTSRLSKDISTWSWGRLHQLTLEEPTLGSDDSSLASGLVHKLLNRGPYKLSGGSAAVDATGWNAAAGYDVDWIPSMRMVVDLSDFDASRWINVGGASGHAYHPHYNDQTSLWASGQLLPWAYTKDAVGKAGRNTLTLTN, encoded by the coding sequence ATGCCCCGCTCGAAGAAGTTCCGGCGCGCACGTCTGATCATGATCCTGCTCGCCGTGCTGCTGATCGCGGGTCTGGTCGGCGGCGGCTGGTGGGCGGTCGACACCGTCCGCTCCTCCTTCCCGCAGGTCAGCGGCACCGTCAAGGTGGCCGGCATGTCCGCCCCGGTGGACGTGGTCCGCGACGACAAGGGCATCCCGCAGCTGTACGCCGACACCGACGCCGACCTGTTCCGCGCCCAGGGCTACGTGCAGGCCCAGGACCGGTTCTGGGAGATGGACGTCCGCCGGCACGTCACCGCCGGCCGGCTCTCCGAGATGTTCGGCTCCTCCTCGGTCGAGAACGACACCTTCCTGCGCACCATGGGCTGGCGCCAGGTCGCCCAGAAGGAGTGGGACACCGTCCTCTCCGAGGACACCAAGCGCAACCTGACCGCCTACACCGAGGGCGTCAACGCCTGGCTCGCCGAGCACCCCGGCGGCGCCGGCGCCTCGCTGGAGTACGCGCTGCTCGGCACGGTCAACTCCGGCTACCGGCCCGAGAAGTGGGACCCGGTCGACTCGGTGGCCTGGCTCAAGGCGATGGCCTGGAGCCTCTCCGGCAACCTGCAGGAGGAGATCGACCGCTCGCTGCTCACCCAGGACTTCGGCACCGAGCAGATCGACCAGCTCTACCCGCAGTACCCGTACGACCGCAACGGCACCATCGTGAAGACCGGCAAGCTCTCCGCCGACGGCACCTACACCCCCGGCGAGGGCGCCGTGGTGCCCGCCGCGCCCGCCGCCGCCACCCCGGCGAGCAGCGCCCAGGCCCGGGCCGCGACCCAGGCGCTGATCGGCGACCTGTCCGGCCGGCTGGCCGCGCTGCCGGAGCCGTTCGGCCCGCAGGGCCAGGGCATCGGCTCCAACTCCTGGGTGGTGTCCGGCACGAACACCACCACCGGCAAGCCGATGCTGGCCAACGACCCGCACCTCGGCCCCGGCATGCCGTCCATCTGGTACCAGATGGGCCTGCACTGCCGCACCGTCTCGCCGGCCTGCGGCTACGACGTGGCCGGCTACACCTTCGCCGGGATGCCCGGCGTGGTCATCGGCCACAACAAGGACGTCGCCTGGGGCTTCACCAACCTCGGCGCCGACGTCACCGACCTGTACCTGGAGAAGGTCACCGGCCCCGACAGCTACCTCCTCGACGGCAAGGACGTGAAGTTCACCGTCCGCAAGGAGACCATCAAGGTGGCCGGCGGCGAGGACCGCACCATCACCGTCCGCACCACCCAGGACGGCATGCCGCTGATCTCCGACCAGTCCTCCGAGGAGCAGAAGGTCGGCCAGTACGCCCCCGCCGGCAACGCCGCCCCCGACCGGGCGGCCGGCTACGGCGTCGCGCTGCGCTGGACCGCGCTCGTCCCCGGCAGGACCATGGACGCCGTCTTCAAGCTCGACCGGGCCACCGACTTCGCCTCCTTCCGGTCCGCCGCGCAGGACTTCGCCGTCCCCGCGCAGAACCTGCTCTACGCCGACACCAAGGGCAACATCGGCTACCAGGCCCCCGGCCTGATCCCGGTCCGCGGCAAGGGCGACGGCCGCTACCCCGCCCCCGGCTGGGACTCCTCGTACGCCTGGAAGAGCAGCTACCTGCCGTTCAAGTCGCTGCCCTACGCGTACAACCCGCCGGAGGGCTACATCGTCACGGCCAACCAGGCCGTCGTCGACCAGAACTACAAGCCGCTGCTCACCACCGACTGGGAGTACGGCACCCGGGCCAAGGAGATCGCCGACCAGATCCAGGCCAAGCTGAAGAACGGCGGCAAGATCTCGCTGGACGACATGCAGTCCCTGCAGCTCGACAACACCAGCGTGCTGGCCAAGGAGCTCGTCCCGCTGCTGCTCGAGGTCCGGATCGACGACCCCTACGTGCGCGAGGCCCAGGACCTGCTCAAGGACTGGAACTACCGCCAGGACGCCGACTCCGCCGCCGCCGCGTACTACAACGGCGTCTGGCGGGCGCTGCTCACCCTCGCCTTCGGGCAGAAGTTCCCCGCCGACCTCCGGGTCGAGGGCGACTGCCTGCTGGTCCGGCAGAAGCGCGACAACACCCTGCCCGACGACGCCCTCGGCGGCGCCGCGCAGGCTGTCACCGAGTGCGGCACCCGCTCGGCCTCGAAGGCCCAGCCGGACGGCGGCGACCGCTGGATGGAGGTCGTCCGGCAGCAGCTGGCCGACCCGAAGTCGCCCTGGTGGGACTACATCGACTCCGACCACGTGCCGCAGCACGGCCTCGACAACCTGCTCGCCGAGGCGCTCAAGGACGCCCGCCAGGACCTCACCTCGCGCCTCAGCAAGGACATCTCCACCTGGAGCTGGGGCCGCCTGCACCAGCTCACCCTGGAGGAGCCCACCCTCGGCAGCGACGACTCCTCGCTCGCCTCCGGCCTCGTCCACAAGCTGCTCAACCGGGGCCCCTACAAGCTCTCCGGCGGCAGCGCGGCCGTCGACGCCACCGGCTGGAACGCCGCCGCCGGCTACGACGTCGACTGGATCCCCTCGATGCGGATGGTCGTCGACCTCAGCGACTTCGACGCCTCCCGCTGGATCAACGTCGGCGGCGCCTCCGGCCACGCCTACCACCCCCACTACAACGACCAGACCTCGCTCTGGGCCTCCGGCCAACTGCTGCCCTGGGCCTACACCAAGGACGCGGTCGGCAAGGCCGGCCGGAACACGCTGACGCTGACCAACTAG
- a CDS encoding 5-formyltetrahydrofolate cyclo-ligase, with the protein MSNDKAALRTRLLAERRALDGAERAAAAEALAGHAAALVPPGGTVAAYVSVGAEPGTRPLLGALAAAGVRVLLPVLLPDNDLDWAPYEDDGRLAPAGRGLLEPTAARLGPDAVLDADVVLLPGLAVDRRGVRLGRGGGSYDRVLARLTRAGAAPLLATLLYPDELLPEVPAEPHDLPVHAAVTPEGVTRF; encoded by the coding sequence TTGTCCAACGACAAGGCGGCGTTGAGGACACGGCTGCTCGCCGAGCGGCGGGCGCTCGACGGCGCGGAGCGCGCCGCCGCCGCCGAGGCGCTGGCCGGACACGCCGCCGCGCTGGTCCCGCCGGGCGGCACCGTCGCCGCGTACGTCTCGGTCGGCGCCGAGCCCGGCACCCGCCCGCTGCTGGGCGCGCTGGCCGCGGCGGGCGTCCGGGTGCTGCTGCCGGTGCTGCTGCCCGACAACGACCTGGACTGGGCGCCGTACGAGGACGACGGGCGGCTCGCCCCGGCCGGCCGCGGGCTGCTGGAGCCGACCGCCGCCCGGCTCGGCCCGGACGCGGTGCTCGACGCGGACGTCGTGCTGCTGCCCGGCCTGGCCGTCGACCGGCGCGGCGTCCGGCTCGGCCGCGGCGGCGGCTCCTACGACCGGGTGCTGGCCCGGCTGACCCGGGCGGGCGCGGCGCCGCTGCTGGCCACCCTGCTGTACCCGGACGAGCTGCTGCCGGAGGTCCCCGCCGAGCCGCACGACCTGCCGGTGCACGCGGCGGTGACCCCGGAGGGCGTGACCCGGTTCTGA
- a CDS encoding GGDEF domain-containing protein gives MSSPFLLQALAALGAAAPAAAGVLVLRRRRSGAAHGAREAELLAKITELTEERDELVRTASCDPLTGVWNYRHLQLTLDREIERARRAEATAIDPRPLAVLLVEVAGFDGVVAEHGRARANAMLRDLAQRLAMEIRGCDTLGRYGGEEFLALLPDTGPEGAAQVAERLCWSVRRHRLTDRHPGESADPDERSGLTASVGLAVLPRDGAHAAVLLRAADRALAAARAAGGDCWRSTDQLPPELTGPNASPAPGKVSPSPGGASLTPHVTTVGPGPTGDRSQSSLHSALSRVECPPQ, from the coding sequence ATGTCCAGCCCGTTCCTGCTCCAAGCCCTGGCCGCGCTCGGCGCGGCCGCCCCGGCGGCCGCCGGCGTCCTCGTGCTGCGCCGCCGCCGCTCCGGGGCGGCGCACGGCGCCCGGGAGGCGGAACTTCTGGCGAAGATCACGGAACTGACCGAGGAACGGGACGAACTGGTCCGCACCGCCTCCTGCGACCCGCTGACCGGCGTGTGGAACTACCGCCACCTGCAGCTCACCCTGGACCGCGAGATCGAGCGGGCCCGCCGGGCCGAGGCCACCGCGATCGACCCGCGCCCGCTGGCCGTGCTGCTGGTGGAGGTCGCCGGCTTCGACGGGGTGGTCGCCGAGCACGGCCGGGCCCGCGCCAACGCGATGCTGCGCGACCTCGCCCAGCGGCTGGCGATGGAGATCCGCGGCTGCGACACCCTGGGGCGATACGGCGGCGAGGAGTTCCTGGCCCTGCTGCCGGACACCGGCCCGGAGGGCGCCGCGCAGGTCGCCGAGCGGCTGTGCTGGTCGGTCCGCCGCCACCGGCTGACGGACCGCCACCCGGGCGAGAGCGCCGATCCCGACGAGCGCAGCGGCCTGACCGCGTCCGTCGGCCTGGCCGTGCTGCCCCGGGACGGCGCGCACGCCGCCGTCCTGCTCCGGGCCGCCGACCGCGCGCTGGCCGCCGCCCGCGCGGCCGGCGGCGACTGCTGGCGCTCCACCGACCAGCTGCCGCCCGAGTTGACCGGTCCGAACGCTTCACCGGCGCCCGGTAAGGTGTCTCCCAGCCCCGGCGGGGCCTCCCTCACCCCGCACGTGACCACCGTCGGTCCGGGCCCGACAGGTGACAGGTCCCAATCATCGCTTCACTCCGCTCTCAGCCGGGTGGAATGCCCGCCTCAGTAA
- the galU gene encoding UTP--glucose-1-phosphate uridylyltransferase GalU, with protein MTNKHARQPVTKAVVPAAGLGTRFLPATKATPKEMLPVVDKPAIQYVVEEASAAGLSDILMVTGRNKRALEDHFDRAYELEELLSRKGDQERLRRVQESVQLASMHYVRQGDPKGLGHAVSVAEQHVAGQPFAVLLGDDLIDPRDPLLSRMIEVQQELGGSVVALMEVDPAQIHLYGCAAVKATGIGEDVFQVTDLVEKPDTADAPSNYAVIGRYVLDPAVFDVLRETPPGRGGEIQLTDALRELATRDESNGGPVHGVLFKGRRYDTGDRADYLRAIVRLAAERDDLGPEFRSWLRQFVATEMQG; from the coding sequence ATGACGAACAAGCACGCCCGCCAGCCGGTCACCAAGGCAGTCGTTCCGGCTGCCGGCCTCGGCACCCGGTTCCTCCCCGCCACGAAGGCCACGCCCAAGGAGATGCTCCCGGTCGTCGACAAGCCGGCCATCCAGTACGTCGTCGAGGAGGCCTCGGCCGCCGGCCTCTCCGACATACTGATGGTGACCGGCCGCAACAAGCGTGCCCTGGAGGACCACTTCGACCGGGCCTACGAGCTGGAGGAGCTGCTCAGCCGCAAGGGCGACCAGGAGCGGCTGCGCCGGGTCCAGGAGTCGGTCCAGCTGGCCAGCATGCACTACGTCCGGCAGGGCGACCCCAAGGGCCTCGGCCACGCCGTCTCGGTCGCCGAACAGCACGTCGCCGGCCAGCCGTTCGCCGTCCTGCTGGGTGACGACCTGATCGACCCGCGCGACCCGCTGCTCTCCCGGATGATCGAGGTGCAGCAGGAACTCGGCGGCTCCGTCGTCGCGTTGATGGAGGTCGACCCCGCGCAGATCCACCTGTACGGCTGCGCCGCCGTCAAGGCCACCGGCATCGGCGAGGACGTCTTCCAGGTCACCGACCTGGTCGAGAAGCCCGACACCGCCGACGCCCCCTCCAACTACGCGGTCATCGGCCGGTACGTCCTCGACCCGGCGGTCTTCGACGTGCTGCGCGAGACCCCGCCCGGCCGCGGCGGCGAGATCCAGCTGACCGACGCGCTGCGCGAGCTGGCCACCCGCGACGAGTCCAACGGCGGCCCGGTGCACGGCGTGCTGTTCAAGGGCCGCCGCTACGACACCGGCGACCGCGCCGACTACCTCCGGGCGATCGTCCGGCTGGCCGCCGAGCGCGACGACCTCGGCCCCGAGTTCCGCAGCTGGCTGCGGCAGTTCGTCGCCACCGAGATGCAGGGCTGA
- the glp gene encoding molybdotransferase-like divisome protein Glp — MTGKHDPCCEGAGSPASPRLWTVDEHLADVLAAVAPLPPIELRLLDAQGCRLAEDVRAGDDLPPFDNSSMDGYALRTADTVRATERYPSVLAVVGDIAAGAADLPRVGPGQAARIMTGAPLPPGAEAVAPVEWTDGGTGTGQAADAMGAPVADEEVRVLRPVAEGAHIRRRGSDVTAGDTVLEAGTVLGPTQLGLLAAIGRGTVRVSPRPRVVVLSTGSELVQPGEPAGPGRIHDSNSFTLTAAAIAAGAVAFRVGGVPDEAGTLRAVLEDQLGRADLIVTSGGVSVGAYDVVKEVFADYGGVDFRRLRMQPGKPQGFGRIGAGPGVPLLALPGNPVSAYISFELFVRPVIRTMLGAPDVHRPVVRAATTAALRSPAGRRQFLRGRYDPAAGTVSPVGGEGSHLVGALARADCLITVPEDSTALAAGSAVDVVLLTD, encoded by the coding sequence ATGACCGGGAAGCACGACCCCTGCTGCGAGGGAGCCGGCTCCCCGGCCTCGCCGCGCCTGTGGACCGTCGACGAGCACCTCGCCGACGTCCTGGCCGCGGTCGCCCCGCTGCCGCCCATCGAGCTGCGACTGCTGGACGCCCAGGGCTGCCGGCTCGCCGAGGACGTGCGGGCCGGCGACGACCTGCCGCCCTTCGACAACAGCTCGATGGACGGCTACGCGCTGCGCACCGCCGACACCGTGCGCGCCACCGAGCGGTACCCGTCGGTGCTGGCCGTGGTCGGCGACATCGCGGCCGGCGCCGCCGACCTGCCCAGGGTCGGCCCCGGCCAGGCCGCCCGGATCATGACCGGCGCCCCCCTCCCGCCCGGCGCCGAGGCGGTCGCCCCGGTCGAGTGGACCGACGGCGGCACCGGCACCGGGCAGGCCGCCGACGCGATGGGCGCGCCCGTCGCCGACGAGGAGGTCCGGGTGCTGCGCCCGGTCGCCGAGGGCGCGCACATCCGCCGCCGGGGCAGCGACGTCACCGCCGGCGACACCGTGCTGGAGGCCGGCACCGTGCTCGGCCCGACCCAGCTCGGCCTGCTCGCCGCGATCGGCCGCGGCACCGTCCGGGTCTCCCCCCGCCCCCGGGTGGTCGTGCTCTCCACCGGCAGCGAACTCGTCCAGCCCGGCGAGCCGGCCGGGCCCGGCCGGATCCACGACTCCAACTCCTTCACGCTGACCGCCGCCGCGATCGCGGCCGGCGCCGTCGCCTTCCGGGTCGGCGGCGTCCCCGACGAGGCCGGCACGCTGCGGGCGGTGCTGGAGGACCAGCTCGGCCGGGCCGACCTGATCGTCACCAGCGGCGGCGTCTCGGTCGGCGCGTACGACGTGGTCAAGGAGGTGTTCGCCGACTACGGCGGGGTGGACTTCCGGCGGTTGCGGATGCAGCCCGGCAAGCCGCAGGGCTTCGGCCGGATCGGCGCCGGGCCCGGTGTCCCGCTGCTCGCGCTGCCCGGCAACCCGGTCAGCGCGTACATCTCGTTCGAGCTGTTCGTCCGCCCGGTGATCCGCACCATGCTCGGCGCCCCCGACGTGCACCGCCCGGTGGTCCGCGCCGCGACCACCGCCGCGCTGCGCTCCCCGGCCGGGCGGCGGCAGTTCCTGCGCGGCCGGTACGACCCGGCGGCGGGCACCGTCTCGCCGGTCGGCGGCGAGGGGTCGCACCTGGTCGGGGCGCTGGCCCGGGCCGACTGCCTGATCACCGTCCCCGAGGACAGCACCGCGCTGGCCGCCGGAAGCGCCGTCGATGTGGTCCTTCTCACGGACTGA
- the moaC gene encoding cyclic pyranopterin monophosphate synthase MoaC encodes MVDVSEKAATTRVAVAAGRVRVAPRVVELLRGEGVPKGDALAVARIAGIMGAKRTPELIPLCHPIALTGTTVDLAVTDTAVEITATVRTADRTGVEMEALTAVATAALTVIDMVKAVDKAAAIEDVRVLSKTGGKSGDWHRADAK; translated from the coding sequence ATGGTCGACGTCTCCGAGAAGGCCGCCACCACCCGGGTCGCGGTGGCGGCCGGCCGCGTCCGGGTCGCCCCCCGGGTGGTGGAACTGCTGCGCGGCGAGGGCGTCCCGAAGGGCGACGCCCTCGCGGTGGCCCGGATCGCCGGGATCATGGGCGCCAAGCGGACGCCCGAGCTGATCCCGCTCTGCCACCCGATCGCGCTCACCGGCACCACCGTCGACCTCGCCGTCACCGACACCGCCGTCGAGATCACCGCCACCGTCCGCACCGCCGACCGCACCGGCGTCGAGATGGAGGCGCTGACCGCCGTCGCCACCGCCGCGCTCACCGTCATCGACATGGTCAAGGCCGTCGACAAGGCCGCCGCCATCGAGGACGTCCGGGTGCTCAGCAAGACCGGCGGCAAGAGCGGCGACTGGCACCGGGCGGACGCCAAGTGA
- a CDS encoding MogA/MoaB family molybdenum cofactor biosynthesis protein, which translates to MRALAVTVSNRASAGVYEDRGGPLLVEGLRAMGFETDGPRVVPDGEPVEAALRAAVAAGYDVVLTTGGTGISPQDLTPEMTARVIDREIPGIPEAIRAHGRAKVPTSALSRGLAGLAGRTLIVNLPGSTGGVRDGLAVLAPLLPHAVDQLAGGDHPRPAGGAH; encoded by the coding sequence GTGAGGGCGCTCGCCGTCACCGTCTCCAACCGGGCCTCGGCCGGCGTGTACGAGGACAGGGGCGGCCCGCTGCTGGTCGAGGGCCTGCGCGCGATGGGCTTCGAGACCGACGGCCCGCGGGTCGTCCCGGACGGCGAACCGGTCGAGGCGGCGCTGCGCGCGGCCGTCGCCGCCGGCTACGACGTGGTGCTGACCACCGGCGGCACCGGCATCTCCCCGCAGGACCTCACCCCCGAGATGACCGCCCGGGTGATCGACCGGGAGATCCCCGGCATCCCCGAGGCGATCCGCGCGCACGGCCGGGCGAAGGTGCCGACCTCGGCGCTCTCCCGCGGCCTGGCCGGCCTGGCCGGGCGCACCCTGATCGTCAACCTGCCCGGCTCCACCGGCGGCGTCCGCGACGGCCTGGCCGTGCTGGCCCCGCTGCTGCCGCACGCCGTCGACCAGCTGGCCGGCGGCGACCACCCGCGACCCGCGGGCGGTGCGCACTGA